The Streptococcus iniae genome contains the following window.
AGGATATGATAGATACGTTGGCCCTTCTTGACCCCATTAGAAAGGACTCTATCTATTTTCCAGAAGGTCTCTTTGTTCAAAGGGATTCCTTCTCTAGATTCAACTAAAAGTTTTTCGTAGTTCCTTTGAGCTTGCTTAGCAAGATAGAAGGTCTTCTTGTAACCACAGTTGATCCTCCTCTTTGGACACCCATTACAAACATAGGGAGCTTTTCTTAGTAGCGGACAGTCTAGGCAGTCTTTGGTTGATTCTCTTAGTTGCTTATTTCGTTTGACTTCTTTTGCGATAGTAGTAGGGTGTTTCAGTAGATTAAGCCCGATGGCTTTAAAGGTTTCTCCTCTATCCAAACCAGATTGGATGTCATTACGGTCTGAGAGAGTTAGGTGTTTGTGTTTTGTCATGATGGATAAACTCATTTCTAATCCAAACGTCTCAGACTTAATTCCACCATAAAAATCCTTTTCACACTAACTTCCGGTTTTGGAGGGCAGACGGAACTTACTTTGAGAAATTACTGTGATAAATAATTTAGATAAAGTGGTCCAAAAGCCTTGTCAAATCCTTAATATTTTGTTAAACTAATGAGGTTAATAACTATGGGACAAAAGTACCATGGCAGAAAGGAAATTATTTTAAGATGAGAAAAGACATTCATCCAGATTATCGTCCAGTTGTATTTTTAGATACAACTACAGGTTACCAGTTCCTTAGCGGTTCTACTAAGAACAGCAAAGAAACTGTTGAGTTTGAAGGGGAAACTTACCCATTAATCCGTGTAGAAATTTCTTCAGATTCACACCCATTCTATACTGGACGTCAAAAATTCACTCAAGCAGACGGACGCGTGGATCGTTTCAACAAAAAATACGGTCTCAAAGACGAAAACGCTGCAAAATAAGCATGACATTATTAAACCACTTCTCCTTTGGAGAGGTGGTTTTTTTCAAATTAAAACGTAAAAAAAATGAACAACCCTGAGGTTATTCATTTTTTGATGCTTAATGGGCATTAATTTCTTGGGCGATTTGACGACCACTCAAGTCTGAACCATAGTAGGTTGGCCAATGCTCCATTTCTTCTAAAAGTTTGTCATGGCTTTCTCCACCCCAATAAATATGGAAGTGTTCAGCTTTTCCAGGAGCAATCGCATGATCACTGAATTGAATGTATTTGAATTCACCAGCATCTTTTTCTTTTGCTTCAAACAAGAAGCGAACACCACGATTACCTTTTTTATACGTTAGAATTTTCTTACCAGAATACTTATAAGTAAGTGTTTTCTTTTGACCATCACGTTCAAATGTAATAGTATTCTTTTTACCATCAATTTTGATCTTATTAACATCTGTTTTATAGCCAATAGTATAATAGTCTTTGAATTCTTGGGCAGTCATTTGACCTTTAGATTTCTTAGCCTTATAATCCATTACTTGGTCTAATGTTCCATCTTGTAAGAATGGGTAAACTGATTGCCAGTTACCCGACCAGTCAGATAACTTGCGGTCTTTCACAGCATTATCTTTAAAGTAGCCGTTATAAACAGTCTTAGTTTTATCTTCTTCGGCCATAATTTCTTTACCTTCACGTTCTGTTGTTAAGGTTAAAGATTTTAAGTTTTTACGCATCACCGTTAAGTAATCTTGACCAGTTTTCATTTCTTTTTCAGTGAGACCCTCTAAAGGATTTAAAACTTCTGAGGAAACACCTGCTTCTTTTGCTAAGGTTTTAGCAACTTTACTTGATGCATTTTCTTCAAAATAAATGTATTTGATATCATATTTTTGAACATATTTTGATAATTCTGCTAAACGTTTCGCTGACGGTTCACTTTCAGCTGACACACCATTAATTGAAATCTGATTCAAGCCATAATCTAAAGCTAAATAGCCAAAAGCTGCATGTTGTGTTACAAAACTTTTTTGCTTAGCTGCAGAAAGTGTATCACTATATTCTTTGTCTAATTTTTTTAACTCTTCAATATATGCCTTAGCATTAGCTTTGAAAGCTTCTGCTTTTTCAGGATGTTTTTTAGCTAATTGCTGAGAAATGGATTCAACAACTGAGATACTACGATAAGGTGATAACCAAACGTGTGGATCATAGGCATGTGAATGCCCCTCGTGATCATGATCTTTATGATCGTGATCATCTTTTTTATCAGACTCTTCATGAGCATGTCCATCTTCTGAACCAGCTACTAAAAGCATGTCTCCAGTACCTTCGATATACTCAACTTTACCAGATTTTGTTGATTTTTTAACTTTAGGAATCCATGTTTCCATATTATCATCCATGTAGACTAAAGCATCAGCATCTTGAATTTTTTTAACGTCTTTTGTTGATGGTTCAAAATCGTGTGGCTCTACTCCTGCTTTCATCAGTAGACTAACGTCTCCTTCATTACCTACAACATGTTTTGTAAATTCATAAACAGGGTAAAAGGTTGTCACCACTTTGATTTTTTTGTCAGCTGCCATAACTTCTTGCGCTTGACTCAGTTGAAGAGCTGATGTCAAACCGACCAAACCAGTCATTAACAAAATATTTTTTTTCATGTTTCCTCCTAAATTAACTAGTTAATTTTTTACTGGTTAAGTATATCACACTGAGAATATTTTGCAAGTTTTTTATTTTTTTAATGTAAAACCCAGTCTTCTGTATCATCAGACTGGGTTTCTTTTCTAATCGAATAATTTCTAGTCACTTAATGAAAAACGGTTGGTCATTAAATTACTAGCATCAAACACAATGAGATTGAGTAACTTCTGAGTTTCTTCTTGGATGTAATCACTCATTTCTTGGTTTTTCACTGTTAAATCCACTTTTTCACCTTTTGAAAAAGCGTCTTCAACGGAATGAATCATTGCATGTCCTTTTGCCATTGTTTGGTCACTATAGGTTTCAATGGCTGTTTGATGGTGACTAAAATGAGAATCTGAAATAACTGCAATTAAGCGGTTAATCCAATAAAAATTATCTGTAGACACATTTTCTGTCGTGTTGGCAAAATAATTCGGGATGTGAGTCACTTGTGTGAAAAAGGGAACCATTGTATTAAAAGGCATTGCCCCATAAGACATCCACTGAATAGCTGCAATTTCTTTTGGCATATTCGGTCTGATTTGAAGCAGGGCCGTTTGACTAGTCCTATTTATCCCAATTGGTCGAAAAGCCT
Protein-coding sequences here:
- a CDS encoding zinc ABC transporter substrate-binding protein AdcA, with protein sequence MKKNILLMTGLVGLTSALQLSQAQEVMAADKKIKVVTTFYPVYEFTKHVVGNEGDVSLLMKAGVEPHDFEPSTKDVKKIQDADALVYMDDNMETWIPKVKKSTKSGKVEYIEGTGDMLLVAGSEDGHAHEESDKKDDHDHKDHDHEGHSHAYDPHVWLSPYRSISVVESISQQLAKKHPEKAEAFKANAKAYIEELKKLDKEYSDTLSAAKQKSFVTQHAAFGYLALDYGLNQISINGVSAESEPSAKRLAELSKYVQKYDIKYIYFEENASSKVAKTLAKEAGVSSEVLNPLEGLTEKEMKTGQDYLTVMRKNLKSLTLTTEREGKEIMAEEDKTKTVYNGYFKDNAVKDRKLSDWSGNWQSVYPFLQDGTLDQVMDYKAKKSKGQMTAQEFKDYYTIGYKTDVNKIKIDGKKNTITFERDGQKKTLTYKYSGKKILTYKKGNRGVRFLFEAKEKDAGEFKYIQFSDHAIAPGKAEHFHIYWGGESHDKLLEEMEHWPTYYGSDLSGRQIAQEINAH
- a CDS encoding type B 50S ribosomal protein L31, encoding MRKDIHPDYRPVVFLDTTTGYQFLSGSTKNSKETVEFEGETYPLIRVEISSDSHPFYTGRQKFTQADGRVDRFNKKYGLKDENAAK